In Engraulis encrasicolus isolate BLACKSEA-1 chromosome 15, IST_EnEncr_1.0, whole genome shotgun sequence, the genomic window cctaagaatatttttgtgACGCCCCCGACCCCCAAATTCCAAACCCACTTTTTAGTATTGTTGCTAAATTTTACATTTAATTCTCTTTAAAAGTTAATAGATTTGTTAATCATACAAGTGAATTGAGTTACAAACCAATTTATGCATGACGCTAGCTGTCAACCTGTGGATTTTCCGTTTATTATGCAAAGTTATGTCTCTCCACGACCCCCTGCATTACCCCTGCGACGcgcctaggggtcccgaccccaggtttgggaaccactgcattgcAGAATCAATAAAGTACTAAGAACGTGCTCAACTCAATGctgaagaatgaaaaaaaaggacgGCACATTAAAAATGCAATGAACAAAGTTATTTCTTCTGATTCTAGATGGTAGACCACATTAGTGCTGCAAGGTATTCAAATTATGCGGCTTACAGTATGTGGCCTGGGAATGTCGTCATACTCTGGCAAAACCAAATTCTATTTCTAGTCAGTTTACAATCACGCAATGACTGTGAGTCATAGGCCAATCTCCGCTAACTGCCTGACCCAGATGAGCCAACTAAAAAATGTATTGACATTAATCTTTTCTTTACAACAGTTATTACAAAGTTGCAAAGTTTGGAGGTTTGTCATGTGTTGTGCAAGTTCAGTGCCCCCTCTTTCTGTGATAAACCCCATGTCCAACACATACACAGCCTCTATTACAGagtaatgaaatatgaaattaaatgttcATACAGCCACTTTGAAAGTCTGTTGAAAGTCGTGTCATCTGAAATGAAATCTAAAGACCTCAGCTATTCTCCTATAAATGATATTACCTTTCCTGTGGGCTCATGGTGGACAACATCATCTCAATCAGTGTCTGGGACTTGAGGAAGTGTTCCGTTACAATGAGAATCCTGCAAAACACATATTGCTGACTGAATCATCAATTTACAAATGACCCACACAAAACTCAGAAgttttttcttgcattttaacTTAAGACATGGCGTTGTGAATTTGCCGTCACCAGAAAGGAAATCACAAAgccgtagtgcattactgaaggccctgtgataagtcataatagtgtagtactatggtagttaacttttgaatgactattacagcattccactggacCGGTGTGCATTATTGGGCTACATATTTCTATGACTATATACTTTCCGACTAAATACAACACTGCTCTCTGGAGGTGACTTACGTCCAGTCTAATTCTGGCTGTGTCCTGCAGAGTTCTAGCACCTTCTGGGCCACTGCAAAGGAGTCCTGCTCCTGGGTCATCTGTTCCACCTTGTCCTCGTTAAGGCAGGTATGGAGAGCCATGCAAGTATACGCCACTGTTTTCTGATCACTTGAGTCCAAAAGAGCCCTGAAATGCAACACAAGATATGTGATCAGCTTTCCAAATTGCAAGCATTCAGTCAGTCTTTTTTCTTTTGATGTATAAATGTAATTATGATAATTCAATAATATGGTAGGCTAATTATGATGTGGGGTTCGAAAACATTGTGCACTCACAAAAACAGCGGAGGAAAACCATGCTCCCAAATGTCATCTTTACAGCTCTGGTTCTGTACTGCTAAATTACCAAGAAACTGGATCCCACAGTGCAGAACTGCCACAGGACAAAAAGGACACCAGTATTAAATTGCTGCAGTATAATACTGTCCCAGAAAGACTAATATTAGCTGACCTTGCACATTTTCTTTACCCAAATTCACAACTCACCGTTGCAAAGGGAGTCTGATTCCTCGTATTTACATTTCTGCACAGTAATGAGAATTCCAGTAGTGGTTTCAACGAAACCCAGTTCCCTTTGAAAACAATGACATCGAAacagatagtcagacagacagcGAATATAGGCTACGCCATGTTTTAATAGTCTACACAAAAatacttaggcctatatgttgaAACTCACAAAATGGAGGAAATAATGGTTTAATATCCCCACCTTAACCGACACTGGTTGTTATAACACTGGATGCAGGCATTTCGCAGGCTTCGGAAACATTCAACAGCCACCTGAAGGCACATGGATGTCTCCTCAACCTCTCCATCCAAATTCTTCATGGAAGCGAATGACTTTTCAAGGAGAGTTTTGAGTGCTTTCAAGACATCCTCTTTGGCACTGGCTCTAAAATGATcatagcaacaacaaaaaaccgtAGGTCTACATTACAGCAACGCACATTTACAACAAAGTACACATCACGCATGGCGAGGTAACTTACTTGTCAACTGTGTCAGCTGTCAGCCCACACCACCAGCATCACTAACTGATGTAGTTAGCGATGTAAAACAAACATTTTTGTTATGGGTTTTAGGCCAATACCTGAAGTCTGGAGAACGGAAAGCGACTGTCAAACTTTTAAGACAATCTAGGAGCTTTTCACCGAACTCTTCGGTTAACGCATCTCCCGTGATAAAAGCGAAATCATCCATTCCTCCCTCGCCAGCCTGCGCCATCTTTGCCAGTGTGCCTTGCTGTTTTGCTTCCGTTCAGATGTCAGCTGGTCACCGTTGACTTCACGA contains:
- the atxn10 gene encoding ataxin-10 isoform X1 — encoded protein: MAQAGEGGMDDFAFITGDALTEEFGEKLLDCLKSLTVAFRSPDFRASAKEDVLKALKTLLEKSFASMKNLDGEVEETSMCLQVAVECFRSLRNACIQCYNNQCRLRELGFVETTTGILITVQKCKYEESDSLCNVLHCGIQFLGNLAVQNQSCKDDIWEHGFPPLFLALLDSSDQKTVAYTCMALHTCLNEDKVEQMTQEQDSFAVAQKVLELCRTQPELDWTILIVTEHFLKSQTLIEMMLSTMSPQERSTLLELISAHLGEGREESEECGILPATAEFLAGSFKDSCKSVLLLDSGDSSDDEEAVIVIRLLDILCEMSSGLKVFRSLQDHPDLLETAIVLLKEVHLLGREGKNVFSSAQNFTDMGTGTGGASSHPIVSFKAHLVRLIGNLCHQNATNQNKVRELDGISLILDNCSLDSNNPFICQWAVFAIRNILDNNMENQQVIQSLKRQGVADDSALRDMGFRLEERDGNLLLRPCKKDPK